CACCAGGGAGCACGCCAACGGTGATCCCGAGATCGCGGCGACCAAGCTGGCCGAGCATCTCGCCGAGCGCGAGGTCATAGCTGGCGGCGTCAAGGCCGTGGCGGAGGGCATGTGCACTATCGCTCGCGTCAATCCCAAGGACAGCCGCCGGACTGACCAGGTGTACATGACGGATCAGGCCAACGAACAGTCTGTCTTCCCCCACCCCTTCGGGGCTAGCTCCAACGCCCGCACCGTCGTGGTCATCAACCCTGAGGTTCCGGGTTGCGGTTGCATGCAGCCGGCCCAGGCCCACCTGTTCGGTGTCCACGGCCTACTGGGCCTCAAGGCCATCACCCTGACCGTCGATCCGGGCAACTCCAGCCAGAACCAACTGTGCCTGGTGCTACCGCACCGAAATGCCAGCAGGGGTCCGGCAGCGGTCGCCATCGCCCAATTCGATCTGCAGGGCCATGTCCGCACCCACACGCTGGAACCGCTCCTGGACAACTGGGGTCCCCTGATGTACTCGTTGGGCCTGCAGGACAAGTCCAATGCCTGGCAGATGTGGCAGAGCAGTGGGGGCGATCCCGATTCGACGCTCGGCCCAGGCTGCACCGCCCTGCTGTGCTCCAGCCTGACCAACCTCGGCAGCTACCTGACGGACGCAGCCGACAAGCTCAGCGGCAACCACAGCCACAGCCACTGAAAAGGCGTGACATATGGTCGAGAGGTCTGATTGGTAGGCGCGTCCTGCCAGCTGACCCCTCACCAGGTTGGGTGGCATATTTCCCCTTACAGGGATATACGTCACCCAACCTTCGCGCTTCCATGAATGCGTATTCATGCTGATGAGTCCAAGAGGACGAAAAGCGCTACACTTAAAGCCATGCAAGAAGTATGGCAACTATACGGCGAAGATGGGCAGCCGCTGACCGGCCAAGGCGCCAGTAAAGACGACGCCTACACCAAGGGGCTCCTGCATGCCGCCAGCCAAATATGGATCTGGCGATATACAGACAGTGGCGTAGAAGTGCTGGTGCAAAAACGAGCTGCTGGCAAACGCACCTGGCCCAACTTTTATGACATTTCTGTGGGCGGACACATCAACCTGGGCGAGACACCCGAAGCTGCCGGCAAACGCGAAGCCCAGGAAGAGCTGGGTCTGGATGTTCAGACAGCCATGCTGGAATCAATCGGCCGTTATCGGGTGCACGTACCAGTTGGTGACACTGACGACATTGAAAATGAGTTCCAGTATATGTACTTGCTCCAGGTGGCGCCGGACACCGCTTTTATCCTAGATACGAGCGAATTAGCCTCTGTAGAGTGGAAGCCGCTGGATACTTTCATGGACGAGGTATACCACCACTCCGACCTGTATGTGCCACATGGCAACGACTACTTTGAAAAGGTCATACAGGCCCTGCGCACCAAGCCCACACCATAGTGTCGCAAAAACCACAGGTGTAAAAGTCGACTATCGCTATTGTTGTTTTACAAAAACTATTGACTCGTTAGTATTGTTAGTGTAATAATGACACTATCAACTAATCAGTATTGACTAATTCGCTCTAGAGTTGTAAGAATACTAAGTTGATAAAACCTCGCCTTTATGGCTTGAGGAATAACAGAGAATGGTAGCGGCTTAAGAGCTGCCCGTTCGTTAACAGTTTGGAACCATACGCTTTTACAAAAGGAGAATTGGTGCTTACCCACAGCGATTTTGAATTCGCTGCAGGCAGCGTCATTGGCCGCGAACACCGCGACGTGATCAAGAACTGCCAGGACGGCTTCACCGTTGTCCAGGGAGACTTGTGCACCGTGGCAATCGTGGCAGACGGCTGCGGCAGCGGAGCGCACAGCGAAGTTGGAGCCCAATTGGGTGTCCGCTTGCTGGCAACCAGCATTTGCAATGAGGTGCGGCATCGGCGTTCGTACGACCTGAACTGGGAGCGCATCCGCATGGATGTGTTGTCTCAGCTCAGCGTACTGACAAGGAGTATGGGAGGCGACTATCGGGAAACCGTCAACAGTCACTTCCTGTTCACCGTCGTTGGTGCGCTACTGGCCTACGACGCCGCGATCTTTTTTGCCATTGGTGACGGTGTCATCATGGTGAACAACGAGCTCATCCCCGGACTCGGCCCCTTCCCTGGTAACAAGCCGCCCTACTTGGGCTATGGCTTGCTGCCGGGAAATGTTGACCTTGCTCCGGATGATCTGGAGTTTCAGATCGTTGCCCAGTGCCCACTGGATGACCTGGAAAGCTTTCTGATTGGCAGTGATGGGGTCCTAGACCTCAGAAGAGTCAGTCAGAAGTGCATGCCAGGCATATCCAAACAAGTAGGTGGGATCGAGCAGTTCTGGACCGATGACCGCTACTTCGACAACGAAGAACTCGTGAACCGTCAGCTCAAGCTGATCGGTCGCGACTGGCCCAGGCGCAACCCGCAACTGGGTCTTCTCCCGGACGACACCGCCCTCGTGGCTGGCCGTCGTCACCAACAACCAAGCCCCTGAAGGAGGGAGCTTTATGGCAACTGTCTATCTCAAAGGCCGTCGCCGGCAGCTCTCGCCAGACAAGGCGATAGGCGCAGGCGGCGAGGCCTATGTCTACGACCTGGGCGATGGTACGGTTCTGAAGCTGTACAAGCAGCCGAACGACCCAAGCTACGCCACCAACCCTGCTGCCCCAGCTGGCGCCATTCAGCGACTGCAGGAACAGCAGCTCAAGCTGCCGGCTTTCCCCAAAGGACTGCCTGCACAGGTGGTGACCCCCATCGACCTGGCCTACGACGGCAACCCCGGCAGTATCGTCGGCTACACTATGCAATATCTCCGCAGCATGGAGGTGTTGCTGGCCTACGCCGACCAGGAGTACCGCGAGACAGGTGGCATTGACCACAACCAGGTAGTGCAGATCTATACGAACCTGCATAGCCTGGTGCAGCAGATACACAGCCGGCAGGCAGTGATCGGCGACTTCAACGACCTGAATGTGCTTGTTGACCAAAACGACCAGGTGTACCTGGTCGATGCGGACAGCATGCAGTTTGGGAAGTTCATGTGCCGAGCCTTCACCTTCCGGTTTGTCGACCCGCTCGTCTGTGAGCCCAACAAATTGGAGATGGCTCACCCCCACAGCCCAGACTCTGACTGGTACGCGTTCAACGTGATGTTGTTCCAGTCATTGCTCTTTGTGGGGCCCTACGGTGGGATCCATCGCCCACCCAAGCGCGCGGATCGTCTGGAGCACGACGACCGGGTACTGGCCCGCCTTTCGGTGTTTCACCCAAGCGTCCAGTATCCCAAGCCCGCTCTACCCATGGGCCACTTGCCCGACGAACTGCTGCAGCACTTCCAGCAGGTGTACGATCAGGACAGGAGGGGAACCTTCCCCGAGAACCTGCTGAGGACACTGCGCTGGACAGCCTGCACCAATTGCGGTATTGCCCACGCCCGGCCCATCTGCCCGGCTTGTGCAGCACCCGGCATTGTCAAGCAGACGGTGGTCAAGCGCGGCACGGTAACTGCAACTCGGATCCACACCACCGGTCGCCTCCTGCATGTCGTTTTCCAAGCCAACAAGCTTCGGTACCTCTACCATGAGAACCAGGCTTTTCGGCGCGAGGACGGCACTGTAGTGGCGAGCGGCAAACTGGACTCCGGACTG
This sequence is a window from Verrucomicrobiia bacterium. Protein-coding genes within it:
- a CDS encoding NUDIX domain-containing protein, which produces MQEVWQLYGEDGQPLTGQGASKDDAYTKGLLHAASQIWIWRYTDSGVEVLVQKRAAGKRTWPNFYDISVGGHINLGETPEAAGKREAQEELGLDVQTAMLESIGRYRVHVPVGDTDDIENEFQYMYLLQVAPDTAFILDTSELASVEWKPLDTFMDEVYHHSDLYVPHGNDYFEKVIQALRTKPTP
- a CDS encoding protein phosphatase 2C domain-containing protein; translation: MLTHSDFEFAAGSVIGREHRDVIKNCQDGFTVVQGDLCTVAIVADGCGSGAHSEVGAQLGVRLLATSICNEVRHRRSYDLNWERIRMDVLSQLSVLTRSMGGDYRETVNSHFLFTVVGALLAYDAAIFFAIGDGVIMVNNELIPGLGPFPGNKPPYLGYGLLPGNVDLAPDDLEFQIVAQCPLDDLESFLIGSDGVLDLRRVSQKCMPGISKQVGGIEQFWTDDRYFDNEELVNRQLKLIGRDWPRRNPQLGLLPDDTALVAGRRHQQPSP